The Deinococcus wulumuqiensis R12 genome has a window encoding:
- the rimP gene encoding ribosome maturation factor RimP, whose protein sequence is MNNKTNNNSVLFDLADGAVRPLGFEVLEVTQQREGGDLIVLVRIDRLDEQPVTMDDLTSASRAAEAEFDRADPVEGEYRLEFESPGGKRPLLRGRHFERMLGLKAKVRSLPGRGEHHFTAPIKAVSGDEVTFDRAGQDLTLNVADIQAWLAEFPDRHR, encoded by the coding sequence ATGAATAACAAAACGAATAACAATTCGGTGCTTTTTGACCTGGCGGACGGCGCGGTGCGTCCCCTGGGCTTCGAGGTGCTCGAAGTGACCCAGCAGCGCGAAGGCGGCGACCTGATCGTGCTGGTGCGAATCGACCGACTCGACGAGCAGCCCGTCACGATGGACGACCTGACCTCGGCCAGCCGCGCCGCCGAAGCCGAGTTCGACCGGGCCGACCCCGTGGAGGGCGAGTACCGCCTGGAATTCGAGTCGCCCGGCGGCAAGCGGCCCCTGCTGCGGGGGCGGCACTTCGAGCGCATGCTCGGTCTCAAGGCCAAGGTCCGCAGCCTGCCCGGACGCGGCGAGCACCACTTCACCGCGCCCATCAAGGCCGTGTCGGGCGATGAGGTGACCTTCGACCGGGCAGGCCAGGACCTCACCCTCAACGTGGCCGACATTCAGGCCTGGCTCGCCGAGTTTCCCGACCGGCACCGCTAA
- the trpE gene encoding anthranilate synthase component I, translating to MSPQTCLAVHELNADLDTPVTAYLKAAQGEDVSFLLESVEAGEKLGRYSFIGVGEQGRFVYRAGQVESSGIFGDFAGEEKDPLARLYAVTTRPAALPAGLPAFIGGAVGYAAYDIVRAYETLPDGNPDELNLPDALFVAPRGMVVFDHLRHRLVVVATAPAQADAEAEAERLLTRLRGPLPEVPGARPSAAPHFQSNFTPPQFMEVVNRGLDYVLAGDIFQFVPSQRFSADLGDLHPFALYRALRRVNPSPYLGYLNLGEVTLVASSPESLLRSDGRSVVTRPIAGTRRRGETPEQDDRLAAELLADEKERAEHLMLVDLGRNDIGKVSAYGTVRVENAFSVERYSHVMHIVSGVRGELREGQTPLHALASVLPMGTVSGAPKIRAMEIIDELEPVRRGPYGGCFGYVAFDGSLDMALTLRTMVITGGRVHIQAGAGVVADSVPELEEQETRSKAAALMRAAELAAGGL from the coding sequence ATGTCCCCCCAGACCTGTCTCGCCGTTCATGAACTCAATGCCGACCTCGACACGCCCGTGACCGCCTACCTCAAGGCCGCGCAGGGCGAAGACGTGTCGTTCCTGCTCGAAAGTGTGGAGGCGGGTGAAAAGCTGGGCCGTTACTCGTTTATCGGCGTGGGCGAACAGGGCCGTTTCGTGTACCGCGCAGGCCAGGTGGAAAGCAGCGGGATTTTCGGCGACTTCGCGGGCGAGGAGAAAGACCCGCTGGCCCGGCTCTACGCGGTCACGACCCGCCCCGCCGCGCTTCCGGCCGGGTTGCCCGCGTTCATCGGCGGCGCGGTGGGCTACGCCGCCTACGACATCGTCCGCGCTTACGAAACGCTGCCGGACGGCAACCCCGACGAACTCAACCTCCCGGACGCCCTGTTCGTCGCGCCGCGCGGCATGGTGGTGTTCGACCACCTCCGGCACCGGCTGGTGGTGGTGGCGACGGCCCCGGCGCAGGCCGACGCCGAGGCCGAGGCAGAGCGGCTGCTGACCCGGCTGCGTGGCCCGCTGCCCGAGGTGCCGGGAGCGCGGCCCAGCGCCGCACCGCACTTCCAGAGCAACTTCACGCCGCCGCAGTTCATGGAGGTGGTGAACCGGGGGCTGGACTACGTGCTGGCCGGGGACATCTTCCAGTTCGTGCCCTCGCAGCGCTTCAGCGCCGACCTGGGCGACCTGCACCCCTTTGCGCTCTACCGCGCCCTGCGGCGGGTCAACCCCAGCCCCTACCTCGGCTACCTGAACCTGGGCGAAGTGACGCTGGTGGCGAGCAGCCCAGAGAGCCTGCTGCGCAGCGACGGCCGCAGCGTGGTCACCCGCCCGATTGCCGGAACCCGCAGGCGCGGCGAAACGCCCGAGCAGGACGACCGACTTGCCGCCGAACTGCTCGCCGACGAAAAGGAGCGGGCCGAGCACCTGATGCTCGTGGACCTCGGGCGCAACGACATCGGCAAGGTCAGTGCCTACGGCACGGTGCGGGTCGAGAACGCCTTTTCCGTCGAGCGCTACAGCCACGTCATGCACATCGTGTCCGGGGTGCGCGGCGAGTTGCGCGAGGGGCAGACGCCGCTGCACGCGCTCGCCTCGGTGCTGCCGATGGGCACGGTCAGCGGCGCGCCCAAAATCCGGGCGATGGAAATCATCGACGAACTCGAACCCGTGCGGCGCGGGCCGTACGGCGGCTGCTTCGGGTACGTGGCCTTCGACGGCAGCCTCGACATGGCGCTGACCCTGCGCACGATGGTCATCACCGGGGGCCGCGTTCACATTCAGGCCGGGGCGGGCGTGGTGGCCGACAGCGTGCCGGAGCTGGAGGAGCAGGAAACGCGCAGCAAGGCGGCGGCGCTGATGCGGGCGGCAGAACTGGCGGCGGGGGGGCTGTGA